The genomic DNA ACGTTGATCATGTCGAGCTTGTCCGGGGCGCGCTGCAAGGCGTCGTTGCGCGGATAGCCCAGGTCCCAGAAGGCCTTGGCGCGAAAGGCCCGGGCAAAGGCTTTTTCCCGGAAAAAGGGGGAAGTGGACAGCACGGCGTCGTAGCCGGAATAGCCAACGGTCAGATCCCGGGCCTTTTCCGGGTTCATGTTCACGGCGGACTGAATTTCGGGAAAGCCGATGGCCTTGAGCGGAATGCCGTGCCACAGCTGCACCAGAAAGGCCCCCTGGGTGAACAGCGGGGCCAGGGTCCTGGTTTTCCAGCTCATGTCGTCGGAGACCACTATGGCCGCCCGGGCCAGCCGCGACGGCCCGTCGGGGTCGTCAAAGCAAAAGGCGTCCAGGCCCTTGGCCCGCAACAGCTTGGCCTGGCCGGCGTCGAAGGTCATGAAGGCGCAGCGCAGATGCGGGGCGTGTCGGACGGCGTGCAAAAAGGCGTATTTGCCGTTGTCGATAAAAAGGCCTCCGGCTCGGCCCACGAACACGACGTGGTCAGGCGCCTTGGGCGTCTTGGCTAAAACGGCCGCCAGCCTGACGGCCGCGGATGGCGCTTGGTCCATGGCACTCCCCTGTCAAAAGCCTGTCGCCCACGGACCGCAGCCAGACGCAGCGCCGGGCCCAAGTCCGCATTTCCCGGACAATAGCCAACCTGATCGGGAAAAGCCAGTTTCGGCCTGTTGAGCCGGGCATGTTCTTGGCTCTTGGCCCGGGCCGCAGCATCGAAATGCCCGCAGGCGACCGCCAGGACAGCGGCCCGGCTGGCCCCGCGCGGGCCAAAAATACGGTAATTTGCCGAAAAGGACAGACTCTGGCTGGCGGTTGTCCAGCTTTTTCCCCTACCATGGTCAGCTGTCCGTCCGGAAGCCTGGAATTTTCTTGACATCCGTTGACAAGGTTTTCGCACGGTGTAAATATGCCCCAACAGGGAAATTTAGGGGGGATAAAATGGCCAAACCCATTATCATCACAGTGGGCAACAACAAGGGGGGCGTTGGAAAGTCCACGACTTGCGTCAATCTTTCCGCAGGCTTGGCTCAGGAAGGGGCTACGGTGTTGGTGGTGGACGGCGATCCGCAGTCCAATACCACATCCACGCTTTTGCCCGATTTTGGGTTGCGCGAAAATTCCAGTCTGGTCAAGGCGCTCGAAGATCCCGAAGGCGCGTTTAGCCCAAACGCCTGCGCCACCAAAACAGAACACATGGAAATTGTCCCCAATTCCATCCGTTGCATGGAATGGGAAGTGCGCTCCTATGCCGGCATAGATTCGGTGCTGGGCTTTTCCAGGCTGCTGCAAAACGACAAGGACATCAGCCGCTACGATTACATGATCATCGACACGCCGCCCAATATCGGCCCCATGCTGCGCAATTCCCTGCTCATCTCGGACTTTGTCCTGGTGCCGTGTCCGGTCGGAGACCAGTACGCCCTGGACGGGTTTTCCACGTTTATCCAGGTGCTTTCCCAGGCCAAGCAGCAAAACAAGAAGCTGCTTTTACTCGGCGTGGTGCTGACCAAATTCGACGGCCGGGCCGTGACCCACAAGAAGAACAAGGACCGCATCCGGGCCTTTTTCGACGCCAAGGGCATTCCCGTTTTCGACACGGAGATCCGGGTCAACATCGACATCGACCGAGCGCACTCCCACCGCAAATCCATTTTCGAGTTTGACGCCACCAAGTCCGGCGCCTTGGACTACCACGCCCTGGCCCGCGAGGTGATCGCTCGTGTCGAAAAGCAAGCCTAGCCCGTCCGAGGACCCCTTTGCCACGATTCCGCCGCGCGAGTCCTTCGACGCCTTTCCTTCCTTGGCGGCCTTTCCCGAGAACGCCATTGCGTTTTTGACGGGCAAGGCTCCAGCGGAGGCCTGCCCAGAAGCCGAGCTAGTCAAGCCAGTCTCTCAGCCAGCCGCACAGTCGACCAGTCAGCCAGCCAAACAACCAGAAACACCGCCGGTCAGCCAGCCGCAAAACCAGCCAGCCAGTCTGTCAGCCACACCAAAGGCCCGTCAAAAAGCCAGCCAGTCAGCCAGTCTTTCACCAAGCCCGGCACAAAGCCCCTCAAAAAGCCAAGCTATAAACCAAACTTCAAGCCCCACAGAAAGCCCTTCACAAGACCGGTCTTTAGGCCTGACACTGGGCCGGGCCAAAGTTGGCGATAGACTCAACGACAACCAGCGCCGAGTCTTGGACCTGCTTTTGGCCACCAAGCCCTACATCGTCAAATTCCGCGACATCGCCCAGGCGCTGGCCATGCGCGAAGCCTCGGTGCGCACGGTCATGCGGCGGCTGGACGCCCTGGGCTTCCTGAGCTTTCGCAAGGCCCGGGACGGCAACCTCCAGGGCGTCGGCGTGACCTTCAACCAGCCGGTCGTCGAGCAATACCAGCAAGACCGAACACTAAGCCCATCTACAAGCCTTACAACAGGCCCATCATCAAGCCACAAAACAAACCAGACACAAAGCCCCTCAATAAGCCGAGAAAAAGACCAGTCACCAAGCCAGCCGATCTCTGAGCCGCACAGCCAGTCAGCCAGCCACACACCGCCTCTTAAGATAGAGAAGAAAGAATATCTTTCTATCGAGGCCATGGAAGGCTGGGACGAGGCGTTTCTCGAACTCATGTGGCCCCGGGTCTTCGCCGCCGGATTGCGCCAGGAGCAGCTCGACCAGGCCGCGGCCGCCCGGCAAAAGCTCGGCAAGTCCCTGGACCGGGACTTGCTGGCCCTGAGCCTGGACCGGGCCGAGTGGGAGTTGGAAACCCAGGGCAAGCTTGTGGACCTGCAATCCGGCGAGCCGGTGCGCAGCGCCGCAGCCTATATTTACACCGCCCTGGCCCGCTGGGGCGTGCTGCGGGCCCACCCGCAATATGTCTCCCGGGAACAGGCCGAAGCCGAAGCCGCCGTGGACGCCCTGCGCCGCCGCCAGGAAGCCCTGGACACCCTGGAAAATCTCCGGTTCGAACAGTACCGGGCCGAACTTACGCCCCAGGAATTGGAATCGATCCTGCAAGGATTCCCCGGCGGGTCCAAGGACGCCTGGATCAAAGCCTATTGGCGCAAAAACGTGCGCGAGGCCGAGACGGGGCAGGGCGGCCAAACGCCGACGACCCGCAAAGGAACGGCATGATGGGCAACATTGCGGCCGGTTTTTTCCGCATGGCCGAACATTTTCCCGACCGCCACGCCCTGGACGTCCAGGGCCAGCGCGTCAGCTACGGCGCGCTGCGTGACAACGTCCTGGCCATTGCCGGGGCCGTGGCCGCCCATGACAGCGGCCGACCCCATGTGGCCGTGTTCGACCAGCGCTCCCGCTCCGCCTACGCCGCCGTCCTGGGCATCCTGGCCGCCGGCCGGGCCTACGTGCCCCTCAATCCCGGTTTTCCCGCCCAGCGCACCCGGCACATGCTCATCCGGTCGGGTTGCGCGGCCGTGGTGACCAGCGCCGAGCACCTGCCGGCCCTGGCCGCCCTTTTGGACCACCCCGAGGCCGAGGCGGCCCTGGACGAGCTCACCGTGATCCTGGCCCCGGAGGAGGGCGGCCCGGCGTCTCTTGCCCCGGGGCTTTCCCCGAAGCTGGCCCGAGGCCCGCGCCTGGTCCGGGCCGGTTCCTCGCCGGCCACGGCCGTGGCCGAGGTCGAGAAGGGCCAAACGGCCTATCTGCTTTTCACCTCGGGCAGCACCGGCGCGCCCAAGGGCGTGGCCGTTTCCCACGGCAACGTCGGGGCCTATCTGGACTATGTCGCCAGCCGTTACGCGCCGTGTCCCGAGGACCGCTTCTCCCAACTGTTCGACCTGACCTTCGATTTGTCGGTCCACGACATGTTCGTGTGTTTCGGGGCCGGGGCCTGCCTGTGCGTGCCGCCGGCGGCCTCCCTGATGGCCCCGGGCCGGTTCATCCGGGACAAGGGACTCACGGTCTGGTTTTCGACGCCTTCCACGGCCGCGTTCATGGCCCGGCTGGGGATGCTCAAACCCGACGCCTTTCCCGGGCTGCGGCTGAGCCTTTTTTGCGGCGAACCCCTGCCCGCGGCCACGGCCGCCGCCTGGAGCCGGGCCGCGCCCCATTCGCGCCTGGAAAATCTCTACGGTCCCACCGAAACCACCATCGCCATCGCTCACTACGCCTGGGATCCGGCCGTTTCGCCCGGACAATGCCAAAACGGCCTCACACCCATCGGCCGGGTGTTCGCCAACCACGACATGGTCGTTGTCGGCCCGGACGGCGCGCCGGCGAAGCCAGGCCAAGCCGGAGAACTGCTGCTGGCCGGAGTCCAGGTCACCCGGGGGTATCTGGACGACGAGGCCAGGACCGCCGGCCAGTTTGTCCGCCGCGGCGACGACGGCCGGATCTGGTACCGCACCGGCGACATCGTGCGCGAGGACCAGGACGGCATCCTGCAATATCTGGCCAGGACCGATCAGCAGGTCAAGATCCGGGGGTTTCGGGTCGAATTGTCCGAAGTGGAGCACGCCGTGCGGTCGTTTTGCCAGGCTCCCTACGTGGTGGCCGTGCCCTGGCCCCTGCACCAGGGCAATCCCGAAGGGCTCATCCTGGCCGTTTTCGGCGGCGACAAGAGCCAAGACGAAATCATCAACCACTGCAAAAACCGGCTCCCGGGCTACATGGTCCCAGCCAGGGTGGACTTTCTGGAGACCGTGCCGCTTAACAGCAACGGCAAGATCGACCGGGCGGCCGTGAAACAACTTCTGACGGGAATATGACATGCAAGACGTCAAAGACACGTTGCGCCGGTTTATCGCCGGGCATTTGGAGGAAGCGGCCGCACGCAAGGGGCGCGTGGTCACGGTGACGGACGATTTGTACATCCTGGGCGAGCAGCTCCTGGATTCGCTGGAATTTTTAAACCTGCTCATGGCCGTGGAGCAGCGGTTTCAGCTGGAAGTGGATTTTTCCGACCGGGACATCGCCGAAGTGACCCGCTTCGGGGCCCTGGTGGACGCCTTCGCGGCAACGGCGGGGCAGGGGGGATGAGCGTCAACTGGGCGGCCATCGCCGAGGCGCGCCATGTCGCGG from Solidesulfovibrio carbinolicus includes the following:
- a CDS encoding ParA family protein — translated: MAKPIIITVGNNKGGVGKSTTCVNLSAGLAQEGATVLVVDGDPQSNTTSTLLPDFGLRENSSLVKALEDPEGAFSPNACATKTEHMEIVPNSIRCMEWEVRSYAGIDSVLGFSRLLQNDKDISRYDYMIIDTPPNIGPMLRNSLLISDFVLVPCPVGDQYALDGFSTFIQVLSQAKQQNKKLLLLGVVLTKFDGRAVTHKKNKDRIRAFFDAKGIPVFDTEIRVNIDIDRAHSHRKSIFEFDATKSGALDYHALAREVIARVEKQA
- a CDS encoding amino acid adenylation domain-containing protein; amino-acid sequence: MMGNIAAGFFRMAEHFPDRHALDVQGQRVSYGALRDNVLAIAGAVAAHDSGRPHVAVFDQRSRSAYAAVLGILAAGRAYVPLNPGFPAQRTRHMLIRSGCAAVVTSAEHLPALAALLDHPEAEAALDELTVILAPEEGGPASLAPGLSPKLARGPRLVRAGSSPATAVAEVEKGQTAYLLFTSGSTGAPKGVAVSHGNVGAYLDYVASRYAPCPEDRFSQLFDLTFDLSVHDMFVCFGAGACLCVPPAASLMAPGRFIRDKGLTVWFSTPSTAAFMARLGMLKPDAFPGLRLSLFCGEPLPAATAAAWSRAAPHSRLENLYGPTETTIAIAHYAWDPAVSPGQCQNGLTPIGRVFANHDMVVVGPDGAPAKPGQAGELLLAGVQVTRGYLDDEARTAGQFVRRGDDGRIWYRTGDIVREDQDGILQYLARTDQQVKIRGFRVELSEVEHAVRSFCQAPYVVAVPWPLHQGNPEGLILAVFGGDKSQDEIINHCKNRLPGYMVPARVDFLETVPLNSNGKIDRAAVKQLLTGI
- a CDS encoding acyl carrier protein, translated to MQDVKDTLRRFIAGHLEEAAARKGRVVTVTDDLYILGEQLLDSLEFLNLLMAVEQRFQLEVDFSDRDIAEVTRFGALVDAFAATAGQGG